The Desulfobacterales bacterium sequence TATCAGGTGGGTGGCCCGGGCATGGATTGCGGCCAGCAGAATCGGTCTGTCCTTTTCGGGTAAGGAGATATCAGGCGGCAGGTCGTGATTCAGGGGCTGGACGGTGATGATCGTAACCTCGGTGATCAGGCTTGACAGCCGTTTCCGTTGCCCGCGGCCTGGCAGGTTACGGCGTGCTTCTTCCAAGGCATAAGCCGAGGTTACAAGCTCGGTATCATTTAACTGCCATAGACGGGTAACTCCGGCACCTTCTCGGTAGGCCGCGGAAAAGAGGATGTTGGCGTCCAGGAAAAGCCGGTCCACGGATCATGCCCCCGGCGGCTTGATATGCGGTATTTTCTCGGGATTCAGTCCCATCTTGCGCACTTCTTCCACTACCTGCGCATAATCGGTCTCATCCGTGGCATTTGAAAGAAGGAATTCAGCCTTGCGCTCAGGAGAATAGATCTCCAGCGGCACCGCCATCGCCGGACGAAGGAGGACGCCACCCTCACGTTCTTCCGCAATAACCAGCGCCCCTTCCTCAAGGCCCAGTCGTTTCCGGATTCGGGCCGGAATCACAACCGTTCCCCGTTTCCCGATGCTGCACGTTGCCTGATCTGTCATTGTTACACCTCTTGCCATTGCCAAATATCAGAAAGTAAGAATGTCATTCTTTCATAATAGTCCGATATGCATGAAAGTCAAGGTTGGTGATGACAGTGGATAGGGAGTGTTGCGATGCGCAACGAGTGCTGAGATAGCAATGAGCAGACAATTCAAAACTCAACATTTAAAACTCAAAACTATCCTTTGCACCCTGCACTCTGCACCCTCGTTTAAACGGTTCAAACTGTTCAAACGGTTTGAACTGTTTTTTCCCCCGGCGGCCTGGTCTTCCAGCGCTTATGCATCCAGAAATACTGTTCCGGATAGGCGCGGATGATCTTTTCCAGCATCGTGGTAT is a genomic window containing:
- a CDS encoding PIN domain-containing protein, coding for MDRLFLDANILFSAAYREGAGVTRLWQLNDTELVTSAYALEEARRNLPGRGQRKRLSSLITEVTIITVQPLNHDLPPDISLPEKDRPILLAAIHARATHLITGDVQHFGRYYDKIVEGVVVLPPAAYLADR
- a CDS encoding AbrB/MazE/SpoVT family DNA-binding domain-containing protein produces the protein MTDQATCSIGKRGTVVIPARIRKRLGLEEGALVIAEEREGGVLLRPAMAVPLEIYSPERKAEFLLSNATDETDYAQVVEEVRKMGLNPEKIPHIKPPGA